The following are from one region of the Egibacteraceae bacterium genome:
- the hflX gene encoding GTPase HflX, translated as MDRRKIMRRITKLRRDLTGFAATRRLKTRDRERHAVPVVALVGYTNAGKSTLLNRLTGADVLVADRLFATLDTTARRMPLPDGRHAVATDTVGFVKKLPTQLIEAFKSTLEDTLRADLLLHVVDASHPDADAQIHAVDHVLDEIGAGDMPRILVLNKADAADRDELAGFARAYPGSIVVSAVTGEGIDLLAAGVAGRIPPARRVVEALVPYEQSGLVAQAHREGEVFKEEHRPEGTWLVANVDRAAGEALAPFAEASGWDADAAQ; from the coding sequence GTGGACCGCCGCAAGATCATGCGGCGCATCACCAAGCTGCGGCGCGACCTCACCGGCTTCGCGGCCACCCGTCGGCTGAAGACCCGGGACCGCGAGCGCCACGCGGTCCCCGTGGTGGCGCTGGTCGGCTACACCAACGCCGGCAAGTCCACCCTGCTGAACCGGCTCACCGGCGCTGACGTGCTCGTGGCCGACCGGTTGTTCGCCACGCTCGACACCACGGCACGGCGCATGCCGCTGCCCGACGGCCGGCACGCCGTGGCCACCGACACCGTGGGCTTCGTGAAGAAGCTGCCGACCCAGCTGATCGAGGCGTTCAAATCCACGCTCGAGGACACGTTGCGCGCCGACCTGCTCCTGCACGTCGTCGACGCGAGCCACCCTGACGCCGACGCGCAGATCCACGCGGTGGACCACGTGCTCGACGAGATCGGCGCCGGGGACATGCCCCGCATCCTCGTGCTCAACAAGGCCGACGCCGCGGACCGTGACGAGCTCGCGGGCTTCGCCCGGGCGTACCCGGGTTCCATCGTGGTGTCAGCGGTCACCGGCGAGGGCATCGACCTGCTGGCCGCCGGGGTCGCTGGCCGGATCCCCCCGGCGCGGCGCGTGGTCGAGGCGCTGGTGCCCTACGAGCAGTCGGGGCTGGTGGCGCAGGCGCATCGCGAGGGCGAGGTGTTCAAGGAGGAGCACCGCCCCGAGGGGACGTGGCTGGTCGCCAACGTGGACCGCGCCGCAGGGGAGGCGCTCGCACCCTTCGCCGAGGCGTCGGGATGGGACGCCGACGCGGCTCAGTAG
- a CDS encoding DUF6458 family protein, translating to MTIGGGIAMIVLGAILTYAVEFDIAGINIDVIGIILIIGGLIGLVFGLVTYFRATQTRDRVVERPVERPVERRPPDAY from the coding sequence ATGACCATCGGTGGCGGCATCGCCATGATCGTGCTCGGCGCGATCCTCACCTACGCGGTGGAGTTCGACATCGCCGGCATCAACATCGACGTGATCGGGATCATCCTGATCATCGGTGGGCTGATCGGCCTGGTGTTCGGGCTCGTGACCTACTTCCGGGCGACCCAGACGAGAGACCGGGTCGTGGAGCGTCCGGTCGAGCGTCCGGTCGAGCGTCGGCCCCCGGACGCCTACTGA